The Denitrificimonas caeni genome has a segment encoding these proteins:
- a CDS encoding M18 family aminopeptidase: protein MYNAPSQGLLDFLHNSPSPFHATQSMCAALQAAGYIALDERETWQLEAQGRYYVTRNDSSIIAFKLGQHDPAAHGIRMVGAHTDSPCLKVKPQPELTAHSYWQLGVEVYGGVLLSPWFDRDLSLAGRVTFKHEQQLQSCLIDFKQAIATIPSLAIHLNREANTGWAINAQTELPPILAQLHGEESQDFRSLLAEQLQREHGIQDAEVLDYELCFYDSQPAAVIGLQQDFIAGARLDNLLSCYAGLTALLNSDDQYSQILVCTDHEEVGSNSACGADGPFLEQVLRRILISEDDFVRSVQHSLLISADNAHGIHPNYADKHDGNHGPLLNQGPVIKVNANQRYATNSETSSFFKLLCQQTKVPVQSFVTRSDMGCGSTIGPITAGQLGVQTIDIGVPTFAMHSIRELAGSKDLGYLVQVLQAFYNSTNLP, encoded by the coding sequence ATGTACAACGCGCCCAGTCAGGGTTTATTGGATTTTTTACACAACTCACCCAGCCCTTTTCATGCCACGCAAAGCATGTGTGCGGCGCTGCAAGCAGCCGGCTATATCGCTTTAGATGAGCGTGAAACATGGCAGCTAGAGGCACAGGGGCGCTATTACGTGACCCGTAATGACTCCTCAATTATTGCTTTTAAACTGGGCCAACACGATCCAGCTGCCCATGGCATTCGCATGGTTGGTGCGCACACTGACAGCCCCTGTCTTAAAGTCAAACCACAACCAGAGCTCACGGCGCACAGCTATTGGCAGCTGGGTGTTGAAGTCTATGGTGGCGTTTTACTGAGCCCTTGGTTTGACCGCGATTTATCACTGGCGGGACGTGTCACTTTTAAGCACGAACAGCAATTACAAAGCTGCTTAATTGATTTTAAGCAGGCCATTGCCACGATTCCCAGCCTCGCGATCCACCTCAACCGCGAGGCCAATACCGGCTGGGCGATTAATGCGCAAACTGAATTGCCGCCGATTCTAGCGCAGCTACACGGGGAAGAAAGCCAAGATTTCCGCAGCCTACTGGCCGAGCAACTGCAGCGCGAACACGGCATTCAAGATGCCGAAGTTTTAGACTATGAGCTGTGTTTTTATGACAGCCAACCGGCAGCAGTGATTGGTCTGCAGCAAGACTTTATCGCCGGAGCACGCTTGGATAACTTGCTGTCGTGCTACGCCGGCTTAACCGCCCTACTCAATAGCGATGATCAATACAGCCAGATTCTGGTGTGCACTGATCACGAGGAAGTGGGTTCTAACTCTGCTTGTGGCGCTGACGGCCCATTTTTAGAGCAGGTGTTGCGCCGTATTTTAATTAGCGAAGATGACTTTGTGCGCAGTGTGCAGCACTCTTTACTGATTTCCGCGGATAACGCCCACGGTATTCACCCCAACTATGCGGATAAGCATGATGGTAATCACGGCCCGCTCCTTAATCAGGGGCCGGTAATTAAGGTTAACGCCAACCAGCGTTACGCCACCAACAGCGAAACTTCGAGTTTCTTTAAGCTGCTCTGCCAGCAAACAAAGGTGCCGGTACAAAGCTTTGTCACCCGCAGTGATATGGGTTGTGGCTCTACTATTGGTCCCATTACTGCCGGCCAATTGGGTGTGCAAACCATTGATATTGGCGTGCCGACCTTTGCCATGCACTCAATTCGTGAGCTAGCGGGCAGCAAAGATTTAGGCTATCTGGTTCAGGTGTTGCAAGCTTTTTATAACAGCACAAACTTGCCTTAA
- a CDS encoding lytic murein transglycosylase: MFERLPSFTLLMVIGLYVNQASANTLTPPATPGISTASTAKITPVATAQSFADWRAGLRMQAINEGISPLVFEQAFAGVTPDPQVIAADQSQPEFSRPVWEYLDSAVSSWRVARGKALLAEHAKTLQAIEARYQVDSSILVAVWGMESSFGRQIGDKNVIRSLATLAYEGRRSAFWRSQLIAALHILQEGDTSINGMLGSWAGAMGQTQFMPTTYLQYAVDFDGDGRRDIWQSSADALASAANYLNQSGWQPQQTWGFAVQLPRNFDYAIADGVQSKTLAQWQALGISADTDMSSAQMAQQTATLFLPSGYQGPAYLLLNNFRSILKYNNSSSYALAIGLLANALQGDYSPATNWPKHDRMLSRKERTELQTLLNQLGFDSGKPDGIIGVNSRQAVRSFQQAQGLPADGYPNAQLLENVRRVAKGQ, from the coding sequence ATGTTTGAGCGCTTACCCTCTTTTACCTTATTGATGGTCATTGGCCTATATGTCAATCAAGCCAGTGCGAACACTCTAACTCCGCCAGCGACGCCTGGTATTTCAACAGCAAGCACAGCCAAAATTACGCCTGTGGCGACTGCGCAAAGCTTTGCTGACTGGCGCGCAGGTTTGCGTATGCAAGCCATTAATGAAGGCATTAGCCCCCTCGTTTTTGAGCAGGCCTTTGCTGGCGTTACCCCAGACCCACAGGTCATTGCTGCGGATCAGAGCCAACCCGAATTCAGTCGTCCGGTCTGGGAATACTTAGACAGTGCAGTGTCATCTTGGCGTGTTGCCCGTGGCAAAGCCCTGCTGGCCGAGCATGCCAAAACCTTACAAGCCATCGAAGCACGCTATCAAGTGGACTCCAGTATTCTAGTGGCCGTTTGGGGCATGGAAAGCAGCTTTGGCCGACAAATTGGCGACAAAAATGTAATTCGCTCACTGGCGACCTTGGCCTACGAAGGCCGCCGCAGTGCTTTTTGGCGCAGTCAGTTAATTGCTGCCCTACATATTTTACAAGAGGGTGATACCAGTATTAACGGTATGCTCGGCTCTTGGGCTGGAGCCATGGGGCAAACCCAGTTTATGCCCACCACTTACCTGCAATACGCCGTTGATTTTGATGGTGATGGTCGCCGTGACATCTGGCAATCCAGCGCCGATGCCCTTGCTTCCGCGGCCAACTATTTAAATCAGTCCGGTTGGCAACCGCAACAAACTTGGGGTTTTGCAGTGCAGTTACCGCGCAACTTTGATTATGCCATCGCCGACGGCGTACAGAGCAAAACCTTAGCGCAGTGGCAGGCGCTAGGCATCAGCGCTGACACTGACATGAGTTCTGCACAGATGGCGCAACAAACTGCGACGTTATTCTTGCCTAGCGGTTATCAAGGTCCAGCCTATTTGTTGCTGAATAACTTTCGCAGTATTTTAAAATACAACAACTCATCATCGTATGCGTTGGCCATTGGCTTACTCGCCAATGCGTTGCAAGGTGATTACAGCCCCGCAACTAACTGGCCAAAACACGACCGCATGCTCAGCCGCAAAGAACGCACCGAGCTACAAACACTGCTCAATCAATTGGGTTTTGATAGCGGCAAGCCCGACGGTATTATCGGCGTTAACTCACGCCAAGCAGTGCGCAGCTTTCAGCAAGCTCAGGGCTTACCAGCAGACGGTTACCCTAATGCGCAGCTATTAGAGAATGTACGCCGCGTTGCCAAAGGGCAGTAA
- the glyA gene encoding serine hydroxymethyltransferase → MFSRDLTIARYDAELFDAMEKEAQRQEEHIELIASENYTSPAVMEAQGSVLTNKYAEGYPGKRYYGGCEYVDIIEQLAIDRAKELFGADYANVQPHAGSQANAAVYLALLEGGDTILGMSLAHGGHLTHGASVSSSGKLYNAIQYGINEAGLIDYDEVERLAVEHKPKMIVAGFSAYSQVLDFPRFREIADKVGAYLFVDMAHVAGLVAAGVYPNPVPYADVVTTTTHKTLRGPRGGLILARANETIEKKLNSAVFPGTQGGPLEHVIAGKAICFKEALQPEFKEYQKQVIKNAQTMADVFMERGFDVVSGGTFNHLFLVSLIKQDITGKDADAALGEAFITVNKNSVPNDPRSPFVTSGLRIGTPAVTTRGFKEAECRELAGWICDILDNMGDTSVIDTVRAKVQAVCAKFPVYGN, encoded by the coding sequence ATGTTCAGCCGTGATTTGACTATTGCCCGATATGACGCCGAACTTTTTGATGCGATGGAGAAAGAAGCCCAGCGCCAAGAAGAGCACATTGAGCTGATTGCATCTGAAAACTACACCAGCCCTGCGGTAATGGAGGCACAAGGTTCTGTGCTGACCAATAAATACGCCGAAGGCTACCCAGGAAAGCGCTACTACGGTGGTTGCGAGTACGTCGATATTATTGAACAACTGGCCATTGACCGCGCTAAAGAGCTCTTTGGTGCAGATTACGCCAACGTCCAGCCGCACGCAGGCTCACAAGCCAACGCCGCTGTTTACTTAGCGTTATTGGAAGGTGGCGACACAATTCTTGGCATGAGCCTAGCACACGGCGGTCACTTGACTCACGGTGCGAGCGTCAGCTCCTCAGGTAAACTTTACAACGCCATCCAGTACGGCATTAACGAAGCAGGCTTAATTGACTACGACGAAGTTGAACGCTTGGCTGTAGAGCACAAACCAAAAATGATCGTAGCCGGTTTCTCAGCCTACTCACAGGTTCTCGACTTCCCACGCTTCCGTGAAATTGCCGACAAAGTAGGTGCTTACCTGTTTGTCGACATGGCCCACGTTGCCGGACTGGTTGCTGCCGGTGTTTACCCCAACCCAGTACCATACGCAGACGTGGTCACCACCACTACCCACAAAACCCTACGCGGCCCACGTGGCGGCTTGATTTTAGCCCGCGCTAACGAAACCATTGAGAAAAAACTCAACTCCGCAGTCTTCCCAGGCACCCAAGGTGGCCCACTGGAGCACGTGATTGCTGGTAAAGCAATTTGCTTTAAAGAAGCCCTGCAACCTGAGTTTAAAGAGTATCAAAAACAAGTCATCAAAAATGCCCAAACCATGGCAGACGTATTCATGGAGCGCGGTTTTGATGTGGTATCAGGCGGCACCTTTAACCACCTGTTCCTCGTTTCCCTGATCAAACAAGACATCACCGGTAAAGATGCAGATGCTGCTTTAGGCGAAGCCTTTATTACCGTGAACAAAAACTCCGTACCTAACGATCCACGCTCACCTTTTGTAACCTCAGGTTTGCGCATCGGTACCCCAGCAGTAACCACGCGCGGCTTCAAAGAAGCTGAGTGCCGTGAGTTGGCAGGCTGGATTTGCGACATCCTCGACAACATGGGCGACACCTCCGTGATTGACACGGTACGCGCTAAAGTACAAGCAGTTTGCGCGAAGTTCCCGGTATACGGCAACTAA
- the ettA gene encoding energy-dependent translational throttle protein EttA translates to MSKDNKSGQTGSYVFTMHRLGKVVPPKREILKDISLSFFPGAKIGVLGLNGSGKSTLLRIMAGVDTEFNGEARAMPGLNIGYLPQEPQLDPEKTVREIVEEALSEIKAAQTRLDEVYAAYAEPDADFDALASEQAKLEAIIQASDGHNIERQLEVAADALRLPAWDAKIEHLSGGEKRRVALCRLLLSAPDMLLLDEPTNHLDADSVAWLERFLHDFTGTVVAITHDRYFLDNVAGWILELDRGQGIPFEGNYSQWLEAKAARLSQEAKQESSHNKAMKAELEWVRQGAKGRQAKSKARLSRFEEMQSQEFQKRSETNEIYIPAGERLGDQVIEVNGVSKAYGDRVLIDNLSFSLPKGAIVGVIGGNGAGKSTLFRMIMGVEQPDSGEIIIGESVKLASVDQQRDELDGSKTVWEQISDGYDMIKVGNYEVPSRGYVGRFNFKGSDQQKLVKDLSGGERGRLHLALTLKQGANVLLLDEPSNDLDVETLRALEEALLDFPGSAIVISHDRWFLDRIATHILAYEDDSSVVFFEGNYTEYEADRRARLGDAAAQPKRVRYKRLA, encoded by the coding sequence ATGTCAAAAGATAACAAAAGCGGACAAACAGGTTCTTACGTTTTTACCATGCATCGCCTCGGCAAAGTTGTGCCGCCTAAGCGCGAAATTTTAAAAGACATCTCACTGTCCTTTTTCCCCGGCGCAAAAATTGGCGTATTAGGCTTAAACGGCTCAGGCAAATCCACCCTACTGCGCATCATGGCCGGCGTAGACACCGAATTTAACGGCGAAGCACGCGCCATGCCAGGCTTAAACATCGGCTACTTACCACAAGAACCACAGCTTGACCCAGAAAAAACCGTACGCGAAATCGTTGAAGAAGCCCTCAGCGAAATCAAAGCAGCACAAACACGCCTCGACGAAGTCTACGCAGCCTACGCCGAACCCGATGCCGACTTTGATGCCCTCGCCAGCGAACAAGCCAAACTAGAAGCCATCATCCAAGCCAGCGATGGCCACAACATCGAACGCCAACTAGAAGTTGCCGCCGACGCCCTACGCCTACCCGCTTGGGATGCAAAAATTGAACACTTATCCGGTGGAGAAAAGCGCCGCGTCGCCCTCTGCCGCTTATTATTATCCGCACCGGACATGCTGCTGCTGGATGAGCCGACGAACCACTTGGATGCCGACTCCGTCGCTTGGCTCGAGCGCTTCCTACATGACTTCACCGGCACAGTCGTAGCCATCACCCACGACCGCTACTTCCTCGACAACGTCGCCGGTTGGATCCTCGAGCTAGACCGCGGCCAAGGCATCCCCTTTGAAGGCAACTACTCACAATGGCTCGAAGCCAAAGCCGCACGCCTCAGCCAAGAAGCCAAACAAGAGTCATCCCACAATAAAGCCATGAAAGCAGAGCTGGAGTGGGTGCGCCAAGGAGCCAAAGGCCGACAAGCCAAATCCAAAGCACGCCTATCCCGCTTTGAAGAAATGCAGTCGCAAGAATTCCAAAAGCGCAGCGAAACCAACGAAATTTACATCCCTGCCGGTGAGCGCCTAGGCGACCAAGTCATTGAAGTGAACGGCGTCAGCAAAGCCTATGGTGATCGCGTACTGATTGATAACCTCTCCTTCTCTCTACCCAAAGGCGCCATTGTTGGCGTAATTGGTGGTAACGGAGCCGGTAAATCAACATTGTTTCGCATGATCATGGGTGTTGAGCAGCCCGACTCTGGCGAAATCATTATCGGCGAAAGCGTCAAGCTGGCCAGCGTTGACCAACAGCGCGATGAGCTGGATGGCTCAAAAACTGTTTGGGAGCAAATTTCTGACGGCTACGACATGATCAAAGTAGGCAACTATGAAGTGCCATCGCGCGGTTACGTGGGGCGTTTTAACTTTAAAGGCTCTGACCAGCAAAAACTGGTCAAAGACCTGTCTGGCGGTGAACGTGGTCGCTTGCACTTAGCCCTAACCCTCAAGCAAGGGGCTAACGTACTGTTATTGGACGAACCTTCCAACGACTTGGACGTAGAAACCTTACGCGCCCTAGAAGAAGCCTTACTGGACTTCCCAGGCTCCGCCATTGTTATCTCCCACGACCGTTGGTTCTTAGACCGTATTGCCACGCACATCTTGGCGTATGAAGATGACTCCAGCGTTGTCTTCTTCGAAGGTAACTACACCGAATACGAAGCCGACCGCAGAGCTCGCTTAGGTGACGCTGCGGCGCAACCCAAGCGCGTGCGGTATAAGCGCTTAGCTTAA
- a CDS encoding META domain-containing protein gives MQKIILLACAAATLTACSSQGNPMQLRSSSSYQVEWIAERPLIDRSMLTLNFVDQQRVAGLAGCNNWSAQYQLNGNTFSLENIVTTRKLCAPALMEQEQRFLAALAKVQRWQFAEHQQLLLWPAQGAPIKLWPIAPAASN, from the coding sequence ATGCAAAAAATCATTTTACTGGCCTGCGCTGCCGCGACCTTAACCGCCTGCAGCAGCCAGGGCAACCCGATGCAGCTGCGAAGCTCATCCAGCTATCAAGTTGAATGGATTGCTGAGCGGCCATTAATTGACCGCAGCATGCTCACCTTAAACTTTGTTGATCAGCAACGTGTGGCCGGCTTAGCGGGCTGTAATAACTGGTCAGCCCAGTACCAACTGAATGGCAACACCTTCAGCCTAGAGAATATTGTGACCACCCGTAAGCTCTGTGCACCAGCATTGATGGAGCAAGAGCAGCGCTTTTTAGCCGCCTTAGCCAAGGTGCAACGTTGGCAGTTTGCCGAGCATCAGCAATTGCTGCTCTGGCCCGCTCAAGGTGCGCCTATCAAGCTGTGGCCCATTGCGCCAGCCGCGTCCAACTGA
- the arfA gene encoding alternative ribosome rescue factor ArfA: MSQGSKKRPNKAKSIIAQPLFRSRQEQPKKGKGSYRRNQKASRYNSPEAFLFLAA, from the coding sequence ATGAGTCAGGGGTCTAAGAAGCGCCCAAACAAAGCTAAATCCATCATTGCTCAACCGCTGTTTCGCAGCCGCCAAGAGCAACCCAAAAAAGGTAAAGGCAGCTATCGCCGCAACCAAAAAGCCTCAAGGTATAACAGCCCTGAGGCTTTTCTTTTTCTGGCAGCTTAA